Proteins encoded within one genomic window of Psilocybe cubensis strain MGC-MH-2018 chromosome 2, whole genome shotgun sequence:
- a CDS encoding Vacuolar protein sorting-associated protein 8-like protein (Vacuolar protein sorting-associated protein 8 homolog): MSASNLRDSWSRSNPYELQVSDILSDGDTSSEVDDIGPGGDYSARMAELFEGVDPESIAHKGEDDDDEDEEFLYEGVDSSAVGGYDEQLREVLGEDSDEEGETGTMRTGPIGISSPPFSQDENARPTLGNDHSPTESLNGNLTPELGEPSSAGLNVSDFKLARPFLHPTVSRLRSYTPQLTNLRSNDSSATSHSHLYEGVSPSPSHFSSLSRISSVSNARSVSSTNDKDAEINTVHKTRRVFKWTDLHIITRTMFSKASQKASHVLGAPLLGFPTTLAANGLVCIGTTEGKVVVHDFSQSLICVCESKTLGSALGPVTAIALSHDQTFVASGHASGYIQLYNLKQPHNPVRSVPPTTLIAVSSGRKEGHIQGSRIVSVGFIAGRHTALVSADEHGLSFFHSLGKILFVEASDILRILGRYPESIVPASSATQSKLQNMTTSVPTFFPREDSQGRRKSRHTVLAMSPLPLGSVPYSTDSHYVVALLTPTKLVVVGLKPTPRTWFKCPREPEEGGQWKSKSKWVGTLAWYPSILRPGYAGEEAPNNMADSSTAPMLVYSWGSSMHLIKVYERQIKQTVNNSKTGKNNEIEIGAITYEQTRKWNAHEDILALQWLNHNQVVVITHNNLGIYDIKLSRLVEQAAFNSLTLVSPRTHGDDDPGQESHIVSHSIRVYKGKIFVLKKDRLMVGTLLTWADLILSLVENGDFLQAIDLARSYYTGEAPGNRNNLPDDDAERKVVVGEKLRSLMDASAQYAFSEDRMTDNTHSTPDNRGVDRTSVFEGLVSVCCRASVALGDFEYLFEDLFQKYDDSGIASIYLRQLEPFILGNQIRYVPPRITQRLVALHQQDGRPEYVERIIWHMDPSCLDLNQAIHLCQRFHLYDALIFIYTSAMRDYVAPVVELLGLIRKVQQFRKLKSDLLIKTGSVLDANSSMESTIINAYKIYPYLSNVLSGLTYPSEEPLNGEDAYKAKRDIYNFVFFGRSSVWPPGDGGMLVLTSNEEGGIEPTYPYARQLLLFDSESFLHSLDIAFEDAYLNDESQTINRSIIVRIILEIVASGQLPQEDITMVNIFIARNVPKYPQFLHITSSSLHSVLIGLAADLDPKTREDRQLAAEYLLSAYNPHDSERIAALFERAGFFRILRTWHYHEKRWTKLLSTYIDDPDISSRELIGQIATVITDASKAQKGHISDDLVVIVSKSLPRLLRVDIPGTARMIDTFIPDLHQKALESFGGQANADHSRYEYLRSVLFDQSNEEDVGDVRLRRSSEHLPTGLHQTFFDLECQFHPTEVIPSLQALSLDNLHLDEILETCEIHQVYDAVIWATNWQGRPQKALSKAETFQTRIMHTLLTDLKGNADSAYIDQELSSLQAIANVCKDICMEHSQYSSSDVPLEDMWFELLNSEIRCVQTISSSAHLLLSKCSTNEPSDHLHGNVEKIMTSLRTLVQATFSSLVSITSTSAVSFPRLFKRLVNATPSSSGAHYTEFRMILLGMLESYRSDEDLLLMLKHLIDRDLFDTIERVTRERACGWAAVQAICQFCRQPFGQMQGSGSMVIASKPITISRTGIIFHEGCKPTPDVVHI, translated from the exons ATGTCTGCTTCGAATTTGCGGGACTCATGGAGTAGGTCAAACCCTTACGAACTCCAGGTCTCTGACATCCTTTCAGACGGAGATACATCATCTGAAGTTGATGATATAGGACCAGGGGGTGACTACTCTGCTCGTATGGCAGAACTTTTTGAGGGGGTGGATCCAGAATCAATTGCTCATAAaggagaagatgatgatgatgaggacgaagaatTTCTATACGAAGGGGTGGATTCTTCTGCAGTGGGTGGATATGACGAACAGTTGAGAGAAGTCTTGGGAGAAGATTCGGATGAAGAGGGTGAAACTGGTACAATGCGAACCGGGCCAATTGGAATTTCCTCTCCACCATTCTCTCAGGACGAAAATGCG CGACCTACCTTGGGAAATGACCATTCACCTACAGAGTCCTTGAATGGAAATTTAACTCCAGAACTAGGAGAACCATCATCCGCTGGTTTAAATGTATCAGATTTCAAACTTGCTAGGCCTTTTCTACATCCGACCGTCTCTCGACTTCGATCTTACACCCCTCAACTCACAAATCTAAGATCCAATGATAGTTCTGCCACTTCACATTCTCACCTTTATGAAGGCGTGTCTCCTTCACCGTCTCATTTTTCTTCCCTCTCGCGCATATCATCTGTGTCCAATGCTCGGTCTGTATCTTCCACCAATGACAAAGATGCCGAAATCAATACTGTTCACAAGACACGTCGAGTATTCAAGTGGACAGACCTACACATTATAACACGCACTATGTTCTCGAAGGCATCACAGAAGGCATCGCATGTTCTTGGTGCCCCTCTCCTTGGTTTCCCGACCACGTTGGCTGCAAACGGGTTGGTTTGCATAGGTACAACTGAAGGCAAGGTTGTTGTTCATGACTTCAGCCAATCTTTGATATGCGTTTGTGAGAGCAAAACCTTAG GATCCGCTCTAGGGCCAGTCACCGCCATCGCACTGTCTCATGATCAAACATTTGTTGCCTCTGGCCATGCATCAGGCTACATTCAGTTATACAACCTCAAACAACCACACAACCCTGTTAGATCAGTACCTCCAACCACCTTAATAGCAGTTTCTTCAGGGCGTAAAGAAGGGCATATACAAGGATCACGGATAGTGAGCGTTGGGTTCATTGCAGGACGACATACTGCGTTGGTATCCGCTGACGAACAtggtctttcttttttccacTCTCTTGGAAAGATTCTGTTCGTAGAAGCATCCGATATTCTTCGAATTCTTGGTAGGTACCCTGAATCAATTGTTCCAGCATCCTCCGCGACACAGTCAAAGCTACAAAACATGACGACTTCTGTTCCTACATTCTTTCCCCGGGAAGATTCGCAAGGCAGGCGAAAAAGTCGACACACTGTGCTGGCCATGAGCCCCCTTCCACTAGGCAGCGTTCCGTACTCAACCGACAGTCACTATGTAGTGGCTCTTCTTACTCCTACAAAGCTCGTCGTTGTCGGTCTCAAACCTACTCCCAGAACATGGTTCAAGTGTCCTAGAGAACCTGAAGAAGGCGGGCAATGGAAATCGAAATCAAAATGGGTAGGTACTCTGGCCTGGTATCCAAGTATTTTACGACCTGGATATGCCGGAGAAGAGGCCCCCAATAATATGGCCGACTCGTCGACAGCTCCGATGCTCGTATACTCTTGGGGTTCATCTATGCACTTGATCAAAGTGTATGAACGCCAGATCAAGCAAACTGTCAATAACTCGAAGACTGGAAAGAAcaatgaaattgaaattggTGCAATCACCTATGAACAAACTAGGAAATGGAATGCCCATGAAGATATCCTTGCTCTCCAATGGCTTAATCACAAC CAAGTAGTCGTGATTACCCATAACAACCTTGGAATATACGATATAAAACTTTCTCGACTTGTTGAACAGGCTGCTTTTAATAGTCTCACCCTGGTCTCGCCACGAACTCATGGGGATGATGACCCAGGGCAGGAGTCTCATATCGTTTCTCATAGCATTCGGGTATACAAAGGGAAGATATTTGTATTG AAAAAAGATCGGTTAATGGTTGGCACACTGCTGACTTGGGCAGATTTAATCCTTTCCTTGGTGGAAAATGGTGATTTTCTTCAGGCTATTGATTTAGCACGTTCATACTATACCGGAGAAGCGCCTGGAAATCGAAACAACCTTCCTGACGACGACGCAGAAAGAAAGGTAGTGGTTGGAGAGAAGTTGAGAAGCCTTATGGACGCATCAGCTCAATACGCCTTCTCTGAGGACCGAATGACCGACAATACACATTCCACGCCGGACAATCGAGGAGTCGATCGGACTTCCGTGTTTGAAGGTCTTGTTAGTGTATGCTGTAGGGCATCTGTCGCTCTCGGTGACTTTGAATATCTGTTTGAAGATCTCTTCCAAAAGTACGATGATTCAGGAATTGCCTCGATTTATCTGCGCCAACTGGAGCCATTTATTCTGGGCAACCAAATTCGTTATGTTCCACCTCGGATCACTCAACGTTTGGTCGCTCTACACCAACAAGATGGTCGACCAGAATACGTGGAACGCATCATCTGGCACATGGATCCATCTTGCCTTGACCTCAATCAAGCCATTCATCTCTGCCAACGTTTTCATCTTTATGATGCTTTGATTTTTATCTACACCAGCGCAATGCGCGACTACGTTGCGCCTGTTGTCGAACTTCTCGGTCTGATCCGCAAAGTTCAGCAGTTCAGGAAATTGAAGAGTGACTTACTTATCAAGACGGGGTCTGTTTTAGACGCAAATTCCTCTATGGAGTCAACTATTATCAACGCATACAAAATATACCCATATCTATCGAATGTTTTATCCGGACTCACATACCCCAGCGAGGAACCTCTCAACGGGGAAGACGCGTACAAGGCCAAACGAGATATCTACAactttgtgttttttggaCGATCGAGTGTGTGGCCGCCTGGTGATGGTGGAATGCTGGTGCTGACATCTAATGAAGAGGGTGGAATCGAACCCACGTACCCTTATGCTCGACAACTGCTACTTTTCGATTCAGAATCTTTCTTACACTCCCTCGATATCGCATTTGAAGACGCATACCTCAATGACGAATCTCAGACAATAAATCGCTCAATCATCGTTAGAATTATCCTCGAAATCGTGGCATCCGGCCAATTGCCTCAAGAGGATATAACCATGGTCAACATATTTATTGCTCGCAATGTGCCAAAATATCCACAATTCCTTCACATCACCTCAAGCTCATTACACAGCGTTTTAATCGGACTCGCTGCGGACCTAGATCCAAAAACTCGAGAAGATCGTCAGCTAGCTGCTGAATACCTTCTCTCGGCCTATAATCCTCATGACAGTGAACGTATTGCCGCACTGTTTGAACGTGCAGGTTTCTTTAGGATACTCCGGACATGGCATTATCATGAAAAACGTTGGACCAAATTGCTATCCACTTACATCGATGATCCTGATATCAGCTCCAGAGAGTTGATAGGCCAGATTGCGACCGTAATTACTGATGCATCTAAAGCGCAAAAAGGCCACATATCTGATGATCTTGTAGTGATTGTCTCAAAGTCTCTTCCCAGATTATTGCGTGTTGATATACCGGGTACCGCTCGCATGATTGATACATTTATCCCAGACCTACATCAAAAGGCGCTGGAATCATTCGGAGGTCAAGCGAATGCTGACCACAGCCGCTATGAATACCTACGCAGTGTACTATTCGATCAGTCAAACGAAGAAGATGTCGGCGACGTACGTCTTCGAAGATCTTCCGAACACCTTCCAACTGGACTTCACCAAACATTTTTTGACTTAGAATGTCAGTTCCATCCTACAGAAGTTATCCCATCCCTACAAGCACTATCTCTTGATAACTTACACCTTGATGAAATTTTGGAGACTTGTGAAATTCATCAAGTATATGATGCAGTCATATGGGCTACCAACTGGCAGGGCCGTCCTCAAAAGGCTTTGTCCAAGGCCGAGACGTTCCAAACTAGAATAATGCATACCCTTCTAACCGACTTGAAAGGCAATGCCGACTCCGCATATATCGATCAGGAATTAAGCTCACTACAGGCTATTGCCAACGTCTGCAAGGATATCTGTATGGAGCACTCGCAGTATTCATCTTCTGACGTGCCCCTCGAAGATATGTGGTTCGAATTGTTAAACAGCGAGATACGATGTGTACAGACAATTTCTAGTTCGGCTCATCTTCTGCTCTCCAAATGCTCAACCAATGAACCGTCCGACCATCTGCATGGAAATGTGGAGAAAATAATGACATCCTTACGCACCCTTGTTCAAGCAACCTTCAGTTCGCTCGTCTCGATCACATCCACCAGCGCAGTCTCTTTTCCTCGACTGTTCAAACGATTAGTGAATGCCACCCCATCGTCATCGGGCGCTCACTACACTGAGTTCCGGATGATTCTTCTTGGAATGTTGGAGTCTTATAGGTCCGATGAAGATCTCCTGTTAATGCTTAAGCATCTCATAGATAGAGATCTCTTTGATACTATAGAACGTGTAACGCGCGAACGGGCATGTGGTTGGGCCGCGGTGCAAGCCATATGCCAATTTTGTCGGCAACCATTCGGCCAGATGCAAGGTTCAGGTTCGATGGTCATTGCCTCCAAACCAATAACTATTTCTCGGACCGGTATTATCTTCCATGAAGGTTGCAAACCTACTCCCGATGTGGTTCATATCTAG
- a CDS encoding Conserved oligomeric Golgi complex subunit 2: MSTNSDTDLSFRDPFRLDRLADELATRESTHPAPLRLSGEINSTLELPEHVPLSHNDQFLSAKDFNVEQFLLSRAHISLPDLRTELRQYLAKLKEELVKLINDDYEAFISLSTDLRDEGARLERLKYPLESLKGSALESKTALQAIQNDIHDKLTKRARLREEKALLHLLLKISESVLRLESLLLISSPDQISKESMEMNNAKFLIFPSHSEDHSDEKLRGNRAKHLGRVSAEYTQLLYYVRKAQDEECAFTREIQWRIDRIHATLSSDLDQLFAHTLALITNSKSDYKVSDLEKNKWMADLTECLKTYDALGLWRDAEDVIRREVVRPFVKKTIYPGALAESHSPIVPRTPFHSSGASAPPMTSTLSTHQIPYTPFTAFVPRTNLYYSMDASTEMPQAQLLENTDDPLTRLLNRILRFVERDISRIMVTSEKVSMKSGSSRSTLRTSLLSETSRCIDNDEFQIMANVIWAEIAQSIMSDLGTVVFAAGRANEFHKHYETTQAFIRSLEHLAPSIEAVRAMRQHPLYLAFERRWQLPVYFQLRWKEIVGALEDTFAAETVVQTTRKGGSYIMPQGSAAWMSMTACWSSEIYIPELSHRFWRLTLQGTVSQNQTRGTHPLEPVTDATASDDVFLQRCSAAIIDIKTMETNVGILWRQTISVIIPDASVEESLEMESALQESISQLTSIIPSTCKDIVTILTKRCCEGLLHVRSIPSQFRAMSNKRMPAEPSYFMGTVLRPIKHYFAIGVADGPGSPLKDSFLKEISSEIFDNVTQKYIGYLMAMKKTEEGLKKLKKGKKSTFSLFGNAPNLNDEAKDEERIRTQMILDVEAFGKDGESLSVEVGTNKHFLALKEMVYASDI; the protein is encoded by the exons ATGTCTACCAACAGCGACACTGATCTCTCTTTTCGCGACCCATTTCGACTAGACCGCCTGGCCGATGAATTGGCCACTCGAGAATCCACACACCCCGCCCCTCTTCGACTGTCAGGAGAAATAAACTCCACCCTTGAACTTCCTGAACATGTTCCGCTGTCACATAATGATCAGTTCTTAAGTGCAAAAGACTTTAATGTCGAACAATTTCTTCTTTCCCGAGCTCACATTTCACTGCCTGATCTACGCACGGAGCTTCGCCAATATCTTGCTAAATTGAAAGAGGAACTGGTCAAGCTTATAAACGATGACTACGAGGCTTTTATAAGCTTGAGTACCGATTTACGCGACGAAGGTGCTCGATTGGAAAGGTTGAAATATCCTCTAGAGAGTTTGAAAGGAAGCGCCCTG GAATCCAAAACAGCTCTACAAGCTATTCAAAATGATATACACGACAAGCTTACGAAGCGCGCTAGACTTCGTGAGGAGAAA GCCTTGctccatcttcttctgaAAATCTCTGAGTCTGTGTTGAGATTGGAGTCGTTGTTGCTGATTTCTTCCCCGGATCAAATTTCTAAAGAGTCGATGGAGATGAACAACGCAAAATTTCTTATCTTCCCCAGTCATAGCGAGGATCATAGTGACGAAAA ACTTCGGGGAAATCGTGCCAAACATTTAGGACGAGTTTCAGCAGAATACAcacagcttttatactatgTGAGGAAAGCACAAGATGAAGAGTGTGCATTTACTAGGGAGATTCAATGG CGTATTGACAGGATACATGCGACGCTATCATCCGATCTCGACCAACTATTTGCTCATACCCTTGCGTTAATTACCAACTCAAAGTCCGACTACAAAGTATCAGATCtggaaaaaaataaatggaTGGCAGACCTAACTGAATGTCTTAAAACATATGATGCACTAGGCCTTTGGAGAGATGCTGAGGACGTTATCAGACGCGAAGTGGTACGACCTTTTGTGAAAAAA ACCATTTACCCAGGTGCATTAGCGGAATCACACTCTCCAATAGTACCCCGTACTCCTTTTCATTCTTCAGGTGCAAGTGCCCCCCCCATGACATCTACACTATCAACCCACCAAATACCGTACACCCCTTTCACCGCTTTCGTCCCCAGAACGAACTTATACTATTCTATGGATGCATCTACTGAAATGCCCCAAGCTCAGCTTCTGGAAAATACTGACGATCCCTTGACACGTCTATTGAACCGGATACTTCGATTCGTCGAACGCGATATCAGTCGTATCATGGTCACTTCAGAGAAGGTTTCTATGAAGTCAGGTTCTTCAAGGTCAACATTGAGAACATCATTGCTGTCCGAAACCTCAAGGTGCATTGATAATGACGAGTTTCAAATCATGGCGAATGTCATTTGGGCCGAAATAGCTCAGTCAATTATGAGTGACCTTGGGACTGTCGTGTTTGCTGCCGGAAGAGCAAATGAGTTCCACAAG CACTACGAAACAACACAAGCATTCATTCGCTCCCTTGAGCATCTTGCGCCGTCTATCGAGGCTGTGCGGGCAATGCGCCAGCACCCATTGTATTTGGCCTTCGAACGCCGTTGGCAGCTTCCTGTATACTTTCAGCTGAGATGGAAAGAAATTGTTGGCGCTCTTGAGGACACTTTTGCAGCAGAAACAGTGGTTCAAACGACCCGAAAAG GTGGTTCTTACATCATGCCACAAGGGTCTGCAGCATGGATGTCTATGACGGCGTGTTGGAGCTCAGAAATATATATTCCAGAGCTTTCGCATCGTTTTTGGAGATTGACGTTGCAG GGTACCGTATCGCAGAATCAAACACGGGGGACGCATCCTCTAGAACCTGTAACAGATGCGACGGCGTCAGATGACGTTTTCCTCCAACGTTGCTCAGCCGCCATTATTGACATCAAAACCATGGAAACAAATGTTGGAATACTGTGGCGTCAAACTATCAGTGTTATAATACCAGACGCTTCCGTTGAAGAGAGTTTAGAGATGGAAA GTGCTCTGCAAGAAAGTATCTCCCAGCTTACTTCGATCATTCCGTCCACTTGCAAGGATATCGTCACCATTCTGACCAAACGCTGTTGTGAAGGGTTGCTTCATGTCAGAAGTATACCATCGCAATTCAGAGCCATGTCCAATAAACGTATGCCAGCAGAGCCCAGTTATTTCATGGGTACAGTACTTCGCCCAATCAAACATTATTTTGCAATTGGAGTTGCTGACGGTCCTGGAAGTCCGCTTAAAGACTCTTTCTTGAAGGAAATTTCAAGCGAGATTTTTGACAATGTTACACAAAA ATATATCGGTTATCTAATGGCAATGAAGAAGACAGAGGAGGGCTTGAAGAAACTcaagaaggggaagaaatCAACATTTTCCCTCTTTGGAAATGCCCCCAATCTTAATGATGAAGCCAAAGACGAAGAACGGATCCGCACACAGATGATACTCGATGTAGAAGCGTTCGGAAAGGATGGAGAATCCTTGAGTGTTGAAGTGGGTACAAACAAGCACTTCTTAGCTTTAAAAGAAATGGTGTATGCTTCGGATATATGA
- a CDS encoding Transmembrane protein 184C codes for MKTCPSDNTADVDQSSFWSSGSLHWDSHRIGWAIAGACTVATLVISVLSVLSHCRSYTNPKHQRQIIRILYMPPVYAVISFLSYRFFRDYTYYSFVEVVYEAVTLSAFLLLLIEFVADKSSVQNNVMVGKEKKNLLFPFCFWRYRPTKPYFMHTIKWSVLQYVIVRPAISVIGMICQAKGVLCESEGFNSHFANVYLEVVDLASISVALYGLLLFYALTKDDLVGKKPLAKFLCIKLIVMFTWYQSFVFSALQNRVIHGTNFWTSTNIANGLNALAICIEMIFFALFMWWAYPSREYKQSLGTRATSIWQPLWDSVNYSDFAREIIFSLMYFIHLTKHTASYSIPAKRPSFNSAFLLDGHKSPSIERPSISGPALEDRSLANLPDADHV; via the exons ATGAAAACGTGCCCTTCGGATAACACTGCTGACGTAGATCAATCCTCTTTCTGGAGCTCTGGCTCTTTGCATTGGGATTCTCATCGTATTGGATGGGCAATCGCTGGTGCATGCACTGTTGCT ACCTTGGTTATCTCTGTTCTCTCCGTTTTATCACATTGTCG AAGCTATACCAACCCAAAGCACCAGCGCCAAAT AATCAGAATTCTATATATGCCCCCGGTTTATGCAGTCATATCCTTTTTGTCATATCGCTTTTTCAGGGACTATACGTATTATTCTTTCGTCGAAGTCG TTTACGAG GCCGTCACACTCAGTGCTTTTTT GCTTCTCTTAATAGAATTTGTCGCCGACAAGTCTTCTGTGCAAAACAACGTCATGgtaggaaaggaaaagaaaaatcttTTGTTCCCG TTTTGCTTTTGGAGGTATCGTCCTACAAAA CCTTATTTTATGCACACTATCAAG TGGTCTGTATTGCAATATGTTATTGTCCGACCAG CCATCTCTGTGATTGGAATGATTTGTCAGGCCAAAGGAGTTCTATGTGAATCCGAAGGGTTCAATAGTCACTTCGCCAACGTTTATTTGGAGGTGGTCGATCTTGCCAGCATCAG TGTCGCCCTTTATGGTCTACTCCTATTTTATGCTTTGACGAAAGACGATTTGGTTGGGAAGAAACCGCTAGCCAAATTCCTATGCATCAAACTGATTGTTATGTTCACATGGTATCAATCGTTTGTG TTTAGTGCGTTGCAGAACAGAGTTATACACG GAACCAATTTTTGGACTTCGACTAATATTGCAAATGGGCTGAATGCTCTTGCTATCTGCATTGAG atgattttttttgcactATTTATGTGGTGGGCCTACCCTTCCAGAGAATATAAGCAATCGCTTGGTACTCGTGCAACCAGTATATGGCAACCGTTATGGGATAG TGTTAATTATT CCGATTTCGCAAGGGAAATCATATTTTCACTGATGTACTTCATTCATTTGACCAAACACACGGCCTCATATTCGATTCCTGCAAAAAGGCCCTCTTTCAACAGTGCCTTTTTGTTAGATGGCCACAAATCACCTAGTATAGAAAGACCATCCAT AAGTGGCCCTGCTTTAGAAGACCGCTCACTGGCCAATTTACCTGATGCGGATCATGTCTAA